Proteins encoded within one genomic window of Trichoderma asperellum chromosome 2, complete sequence:
- a CDS encoding uncharacterized protein (TransMembrane:9 (i264-282o294-316i323-341o361-378i390-412o418-435i447-474o506-524i536-555o)~EggNog:ENOG41) has translation MTERRRRLRIPVEPDERRPLLNRLSTERADNGEHVFSCRTDPHSELPVYTNIHRIRRDIVSVVEDYLTLEQLRDVKINVTVIRPLVDKFYELGDISIVYCLLVNRAQFLDEESRSSNRQNVNWTRATLCELIATRILRRFGEDHDGGAEGLLLLAHILVAGFEPFQHAPGHVREEAEDKAWWSSHRTLPALEVAILTESRHFLSSTTCQRVVAAIYEGRVIYTPSTSWDIIPDHYKLKPISLYDPRESPLLNQYRLIVPRTRNYLEAIQFTILLALYASVMTMRRNGEIPILEAAFSIFAFGWCLDQFATILAHGWNVYTQNLWSFLDVTFIFLFVIYSSLRIHGLRTGLPGPTEQAFDVLALAAPVLVPRLAFNWLSDNLVFLSLRSMMADFFLLTALSAWCFFGFLLSLLWLGEGAHPLLTISKWMIYIWFGLDGTGIHRSVEFHWLLGPIVMISFAFLGNTLFLTILVSMLSNTFSNISSNATAEIHFRKAVLTLEGVKADAVFAYQPPFNLVAVFLLLPLKFVVSPRWFHKIHVATVRLVNLPLLLFIAVAERRLLWPTDDFEGVGSLARKWFWQKWQLSAYQYIRAVFDVPPPDDVHDDIAVDDDLTHHLIRRQYQRQESHNTVKKTSRRDSMFEIPPKLRSSLTETGEDYAEMASRLAAMEKAMARMEDMLSRLVTPQSDVDESDTLPAGDGTILNSSFRGQETNF, from the exons ATGACagaacggcggcggcggctcagGATCCCCGTCGAGCCTGACGAGCGCCGTCCGCTGCTCAACAGGCTCTCCACTGAGCGCGCGGACAATGGCGAGCACGTCTTCAGCTGCCGGACGGATCCTCACAGCGAACTGCCCGTATACACCAACATTCACCGCATCCGTCGCGACATTGTGAGCGTGGTGGAGGACTATCTGACGCTGGAGCAGCTGAGGGATGTCAAGATTAATGTGACGGTCATCCGGCCGCTCGTGGATAAGTTTTATGAGCTGGGGGATATTTCGATCG TATACTGCTTGCTGGTCAACAGAGCACAGTTTCTAGACGAAGAATCCCGGTCTAGCAACCGGCAAAACGTCAACTGGACTCGTGCCACGCTATGCGAGCTCATTGCCACTCGCATCCTGCGGCGCTTTGGCGAGGATCACGACGGCGGCGCAGAGGGGCTGCTCTTGCTCGCCCACATCCTGGTTGCCGGCTTCGAGCCCTTTCAGCACGCGCCGGGCCATGTGCGAGAAGAGGCCGAAGACAAGGCCTGGTGGTCGTCTCACCGGACGCTGCCGGCGCTGGAGGTCGCCATCTTGACGGAGAGCAGGCATTTCCTCAGTTCGACGACGTGCCAGAGGGTCGTGGCGGCCATATACGAGGGCCGTGTCATCTACACGCCGTCCACGTCGTGGGACATCATCCCGGATCACTACAAGCTGAAGCCCATTTCGCTGTATGATCCGCGCGAATCACCGCTGTTGAACCAGTATCGCCTTATTGTGCCGAGGACGCGCAACTACCTGGAGGCGATCCAGTTTACCATCCTGCTGGCGCTGTATGCTTCTGTTATGACTATGCGGAGGAATGGGGAGATTCCGATCCTGGAGGCGGCGTTTTCGATATTCGCTTTTGGTTGGTGCTTGGACCAGTTTGCCACGATTCTGGCACATGGATG GAATGTGTATACGCAAAACCTATGGTCCTTCCTCGATGTcaccttcatcttcctctttgtcaTCTACAGCTCTCTTCGTATTCATGGATTGAGAACCGGCTTACCAGGGCCGACTGAGCAGGCCTTTGACGTCTTGGCACTGGCGGCGCCTGTGCTGGTCCCTCGCCTGGCCTTTAACTGGCTCTCCGACAATCTTGTGTTCTTATCGCTGAGGTCTATGATGGcagatttcttcttgctaaCGGCGCTTTCGGCGTGGTGCTTCTTTGGATTTTTGCTGTCTTTGCTGTGGCTGGGAGAGGGAGCTCACCCTCTGCT TACCATTTCGAAGTGGATGATATATATCTGGTTTGGGCTTGACGGTACTGGCATTCACCGATCG GTGGAATTCCACTGGTTACTGGGACCCATTGTCATGATCTCATTTGCCTTTCTAGGCAACACACTCTTCCTCACTATTCTCGTCTCCATGCTATCCAACACGTTTAGCAACATCTCGAGTAACGCGACCGCCGAAATACACTTCCGAAAGGCCGTTCTCACTCTCGAAGGCGTCAAAGCAGACGCAGTCTTTGCTTATCAACCTCCCTTCAACCTTGTTGccgttttccttcttctgccacTAAAGTTTGTCGTCAGCCCGCGATGGTTTCACAAAATCCACGTTGCCACCGTTCGTCTGGTCAACCTGCCCTTGCTTCTGTTCATCGCCGTTGCTGAgcgtcgtcttctttggcCGACAGACGACTTTGAGGGTGTCGGCTCACTGGCCCGGAAATGGTTTTGGCAAAAATGGCAGCTCTCAGCCTATCAGTACATCCGAGCCGTGTTCGACGTGCCGCCTCCGGATGATGTGCACGACGACATTGCTGTGGACGATGACTTGACGCATCATCTCATCCGGAGGCAGTACCAGCGGCAGGAATCCCACAATACCGTGAAAAAAACGTCGCGCCGGGACTCCATGTTTGAGATTCCACCGAAGCTACGGAGTTCGCTTACGGAAACTGGCGAAGATTACGCAGA
- a CDS encoding uncharacterized protein (EggNog:ENOG41), with translation MAGAVRQPIDEKAFEKFLQENVPVIKTPIDLKQFGFGQSNPTYQITDADGKRYVMRKKPPGKLISKTAHKVEREYRALHALQATDVAVPKTYCLCEDDSVIGTPFYIMEFLDGRIFEDFLMPDVTSAAERTALWKEAIQTLARLHAVDVRKVGLDKFGKAAGFYGRQTQTWATICISQSKAVDVETKEPVGQLPHFDELVGFFKNEKLQPKDRATLVHGDFKIDNLVFHKTEPRVIGILDWEMSTIGHPLSDVCNFITQFYLARSPGTSVSSNSSGFLPGKTPGLPQPDQILQWYTEIAGYDPRPELSWGAAFNIFKLAGVCQGIAARYAARQASSAKAKQHADTRGLLADFAWVLAEEARDSAPAEAKL, from the exons ATGGCGGGCGCGGTGCGGCAGCCTATCGACGAGAAGGCGTTTGAAAAGTTCCTTCAGGAGAATGTGCCAGTAATCAAGACGCCGATTGATCTGAAGCAG TTCGGCTTCGGCCAATCCAACCCAACATACCAGATCACCGATGCCGACGGCAAACGCTATGTGATGCGCAAGAAGCCCCCGGGGAAGCTCATCTCCAAGACGGCGCACAAGGTCGAGCGCGAATACCGTGCGCTGCACGCCCTCCAAGCGACCGACGTGGCCGTACCCAAGACGTACTGCCTCTGCGAGGACGACTCGGTCATCGGCACGCCCTTCTACATCATGGAGTTCTTGGACGGGCGCATCTTTGAGGACTTCTTGATGCCCGACGTCACCAGCGCGGCGGAGAGGACGGCCCTGTGGAAGGAGGCCATCCAGACGCTGGCGCGGCTGCACGCCGTGGACGTACGCAAGGTTGGATTGGACAAGTTTGGCAAGGCAGCTGGGTTTTACGGCCGGCAGACGCAGACGTGGGCGACGATTTGCATCAGTCAGTCCAAGGCGGTGGATGTCGAGACAAAGGAGCCTGTGGGACAGCTACCGCACTTTGACGAGCTGGttggcttcttcaagaatgagaagctgcagccCAAGGATAGGGCGACGCTGGTGCATGGGGACTTTAAGATTGACAATCTGGTCTTTCACAAGACGGAGCCTCGGGTGATTGGCATCTTGGA CTGGGAAATGTCCACGATAGGCCACCCGCTCTCCGACGTGTGCAACTTCATCACGCAGTTCTACCTCGCCCGCTCGCCCGGCACGTCCGTCTCCAGCAACAGCTCGGGCTTCCTGCCCGGCAAGACGCCCGGCCTGCCGCAGCCGGACCAGATCCTGCAGTGGTACACCGAGATTGCGGGCTACGACCCGCGGCCGGAGCTTAGCTGGGGCGCGGCGTTTAACATCTTCAAGCTGGCGGGCGTGTGCCAGGGCATCGCGGCGCGATATGCGGCGCGGCAGGCGAGCAGCGCAAAGGCAAAGCAGCATGCCGACACGAGAGGGCTGTTGGCAGACTTTGCGTGGGTGTTGGCAGAGGAGGCGAGGGATTCTGCGCCGGCGGAGGCGAAGCTATAA